One part of the Conexibacter woesei Iso977N genome encodes these proteins:
- a CDS encoding metal ABC transporter substrate-binding protein produces the protein MRRSLLLLPLLAVVVLAAGCGSTSSSKPGAIDVVVTTTQLGDIVRNVGGDAVDVHQILKPNTDPHDYEPRPKDIQATAGAKLVITSGDQLDAWMGDVIKNAGGSPATLDAGAGRPVALPGESSGPEASRFDPHWWHDPRNVEFAVAKIRDALARAEPRRTDEIDTGATNYLNKLETLDRGIAKCMSSVPQDQRKLVTDHDAFNYFAKRYGIDVVGAVIPSQTTQAQPSAGDLADLTATIRREHVKAIFPESSINPKLADAIAHETGASSDNTLYGDTLGAKGSAGATYLTMEAANADAMVRGFTGNAHGCAVAGL, from the coding sequence ATGCGCCGCTCGCTGCTCCTCCTCCCCCTGCTCGCCGTCGTCGTCCTCGCCGCCGGGTGTGGGTCGACGTCGTCCTCCAAGCCCGGTGCGATCGACGTCGTCGTCACCACGACCCAGCTCGGCGACATCGTCCGCAACGTCGGCGGCGACGCGGTCGACGTCCATCAGATCCTCAAGCCCAACACCGACCCGCACGACTACGAGCCGCGGCCGAAGGACATCCAGGCCACGGCGGGCGCGAAGCTCGTGATCACCTCGGGCGACCAGCTCGACGCGTGGATGGGCGACGTCATCAAGAACGCCGGCGGCTCGCCGGCCACGCTCGACGCGGGCGCCGGGCGGCCGGTCGCGCTGCCGGGCGAGTCGTCCGGGCCGGAGGCCTCGCGCTTCGACCCGCACTGGTGGCACGACCCGCGCAACGTCGAGTTCGCGGTCGCGAAGATCCGCGACGCGCTCGCCAGGGCGGAGCCGAGGAGGACCGACGAGATCGACACCGGCGCCACCAACTACCTCAACAAGCTCGAGACGCTCGACCGCGGCATCGCCAAGTGCATGTCCTCGGTCCCGCAGGACCAGCGCAAGCTCGTCACCGACCACGACGCCTTCAACTACTTCGCCAAGCGCTACGGCATCGACGTCGTCGGCGCCGTGATCCCGTCGCAGACCACGCAGGCCCAGCCGTCGGCCGGCGACCTCGCCGACCTCACCGCGACGATCAGGCGCGAGCACGTCAAGGCGATCTTCCCCGAGTCCTCGATCAACCCGAAGCTCGCCGACGCGATCGCGCACGAGACCGGCGCGTCGAGCGACAACACGCTCTACGGCGACACGCTCGGCGCGAAGGGCTCGGCCGGCGCGACCTACCTGACGATGGAGGCGGCCAACGCCGACGCGATGGTCCGCGGCTTCACGGGCAACGCGCACGGCTGCGCGGTCGCCGGCCTCTGA
- a CDS encoding acyl-CoA dehydrogenase family protein produces MNFELTDRCKDFQERVNAFMDERIYPAERVYEEQMLASGNPHFQPPILEELKVEAQDRGLWNLFQPHPEWGPGLSNAEYAPLAEIMGRSPHLAPEAMNCSAPDTGNMEVLTLFGTEEHRERWLKPLLAGEVRSAFAMTEPLVASSDATNIETRIERDGDEYVINGRKWWTSNALHANCKVMIVMGKTNPDGPKHQQQSMLVVPLDTPGVNIIRGLPVFGYQDREGHAEVVFEDVRVPTSALLAGEGEGFMISQARLGPGRIHHCMRSIGMAERALDLLCQRALQRVTFGKPVAENANIMDWIAEARIELEMIRLLTMKTAWLMDTVGNRHARVEIAAIKVAGPNVALKIIDRAIQVHGGGGVSDDFPLASFWAHQRTLRLADGPDEVHKRTIAQRELRKWESAAREATAAGASA; encoded by the coding sequence ATGAACTTCGAGCTGACCGACCGCTGCAAGGACTTCCAGGAGCGCGTCAACGCGTTCATGGACGAGCGCATCTACCCCGCCGAGAGGGTCTACGAGGAGCAGATGCTCGCCTCCGGCAACCCGCACTTCCAGCCGCCGATCCTGGAGGAGCTGAAGGTCGAGGCGCAGGACCGCGGGCTCTGGAACCTCTTCCAGCCGCACCCCGAGTGGGGCCCGGGCCTGAGCAACGCCGAGTACGCGCCGCTGGCCGAGATCATGGGCCGCTCGCCGCACCTGGCGCCCGAGGCGATGAACTGCAGCGCGCCGGACACGGGCAACATGGAGGTGTTGACGCTCTTCGGCACCGAGGAGCACAGGGAGCGCTGGCTCAAGCCGCTGCTGGCCGGTGAGGTCCGCTCCGCGTTCGCGATGACCGAGCCGCTGGTCGCGTCGAGCGACGCCACCAACATCGAGACGCGGATCGAGCGCGACGGCGACGAGTACGTCATCAACGGCCGCAAGTGGTGGACGTCGAACGCCCTGCACGCCAACTGCAAGGTCATGATCGTCATGGGCAAGACGAACCCGGACGGGCCGAAGCACCAGCAGCAGTCGATGCTCGTGGTCCCGCTCGACACGCCCGGTGTCAACATCATCCGCGGCCTGCCGGTCTTCGGCTACCAGGACCGCGAGGGCCACGCCGAGGTCGTCTTCGAGGACGTGCGCGTGCCGACGAGCGCCCTGCTCGCGGGCGAGGGCGAGGGCTTCATGATCTCCCAGGCGCGCCTCGGCCCGGGCCGCATCCACCACTGCATGCGCTCGATCGGCATGGCCGAGCGCGCCCTCGACCTGCTCTGCCAGCGCGCGCTGCAGCGGGTCACGTTCGGCAAGCCGGTGGCCGAGAACGCCAACATCATGGACTGGATCGCCGAGGCGCGGATCGAGCTGGAGATGATCCGCCTGCTGACGATGAAGACCGCCTGGCTGATGGACACCGTCGGCAACCGCCACGCCCGCGTGGAGATCGCCGCGATCAAGGTCGCCGGTCCCAACGTCGCGCTGAAGATCATCGACCGCGCGATCCAGGTCCACGGCGGCGGCGGCGTCTCCGACGACTTCCCGCTCGCGTCGTTCTGGGCCCACCAGCGCACGCTGCGCCTGGCCGACGGCCCCGACGAGGTCCACAAGCGCACGATCGCCCAGCGCGAGCTGCGCAAGTGGGAGTCGGCCGCCCGCGAGGCGACCGCGGCCGGCGCCTCCGCCTAG
- a CDS encoding SDR family oxidoreductase: protein MNVDGKVAIVTGGAHGIGAAISRALAEAGARVVVADLDADGAEAVAASIGDKTRAVGAGADVSSTDALRTLIALAETAFGPVDLFFANAGIGGAQGLPDDDGDWDRAFQVNTMAHVRAARLLLPGWLARGSGYFVTTASAAGLLTQVGAAPYTVTKHAAVAFAEWLSITYGDRGVRVSCLCPMGVNTNLLNEGLDSDDDGWSLGARTVAAAGAILEPEEVAARVLEVIDAETFLILPHAEVLEFLQRKSGDHDRWLRGMRRLQASLNNPNNETNPEPTS, encoded by the coding sequence ATGAACGTCGACGGCAAGGTCGCGATCGTCACCGGCGGCGCGCACGGGATCGGCGCGGCCATCTCCCGCGCGCTGGCGGAGGCGGGCGCACGCGTGGTCGTCGCCGACCTCGACGCCGACGGCGCCGAGGCGGTCGCCGCGTCGATCGGCGACAAGACGCGCGCGGTCGGCGCGGGCGCCGACGTGTCCTCGACCGACGCGCTGCGCACGCTGATCGCGCTGGCCGAGACCGCGTTCGGCCCCGTCGACCTGTTCTTCGCCAACGCCGGGATCGGCGGCGCGCAGGGCCTGCCCGACGACGACGGCGACTGGGACCGCGCGTTCCAGGTCAACACGATGGCCCATGTCCGGGCCGCGCGGCTGCTGCTGCCCGGCTGGCTGGCCCGCGGCTCCGGCTACTTCGTCACGACCGCCAGCGCCGCCGGGCTGCTGACGCAGGTCGGCGCGGCGCCCTACACGGTGACCAAGCACGCGGCGGTCGCGTTCGCCGAGTGGCTGTCGATCACCTACGGCGACCGCGGCGTCCGCGTGTCCTGCCTGTGCCCGATGGGCGTCAACACCAACTTGCTCAACGAGGGCCTGGACTCCGACGACGACGGCTGGTCGCTCGGCGCCCGCACCGTCGCGGCGGCCGGCGCGATCCTCGAGCCCGAGGAGGTCGCCGCGCGCGTCCTCGAGGTCATCGACGCCGAGACCTTCCTGATCCTCCCCCACGCCGAGGTGCTGGAGTTCCTCCAGCGCAAGTCCGGCGACCACGACCGCTGGCTGCGCGGCATGCGCCGCCTCCAGGCCAGCTTGAACAACCCCAACAACGAAACGAACCCGGAACCGACATCATGA
- a CDS encoding AMP-binding protein produces MSNAAQAFWAHATADPERVALRGAGDPWTYGHLRERAAAVAACLRAHDVQPGDRVLLVAPSVPEFAGAYYGIHAAGAVAVTANTMSTRPELEYVGGDAGVKVALAWHEVTEAAEMAAAALGTEFWTLEPGLAGFDDAADFDQPHQVESTDNAVILYTSGTTGRPKGAQLTHANLIACAETFVEVLEVTPEDRMGTALPLFHVFGQAVVMGTTLHAGASLSILARFDATDLLDMLRRDTLTMMSGVPTMWNALLHAAGDDVTPADFASLRLAASGGAAMPAEVMRAFEDRFGAKILEGYGLSETTGAATFNGLHRERKASCVGIALPRCEVQIRDNDGNEVPTGEIGEVTIKGPVVMSGYWNRPEATAEALVGGWLRTGDLGTKDEDGDIRIVDRVKDLIIRGGYNVYPREVEEVLYEHPDVVEVAVVGVPDEHFGEEVAAVLALAPGAVFDREAFRAWAKERLSAYKVPRLFQVLDTLPKGPTGKILKRAIDTDAVRDASAAASKATPS; encoded by the coding sequence ATGTCCAACGCCGCCCAGGCCTTCTGGGCCCACGCGACCGCCGATCCGGAGCGCGTCGCGCTCCGCGGAGCCGGCGATCCGTGGACCTACGGCCACCTGCGCGAGCGCGCCGCCGCGGTCGCGGCATGCCTTCGCGCGCACGACGTGCAGCCCGGAGATCGCGTGCTGCTCGTGGCGCCGTCGGTCCCGGAGTTCGCCGGCGCCTACTACGGCATCCACGCCGCCGGCGCGGTCGCCGTGACCGCCAACACGATGTCGACGCGGCCGGAGCTGGAGTACGTCGGCGGCGACGCGGGCGTGAAGGTCGCGCTCGCCTGGCACGAGGTCACCGAGGCCGCGGAGATGGCCGCCGCCGCGCTCGGCACCGAGTTCTGGACGCTGGAGCCGGGCCTCGCGGGCTTCGACGACGCGGCGGACTTCGACCAACCCCACCAGGTCGAGTCCACCGACAACGCGGTCATCCTGTACACCTCGGGCACGACCGGCCGCCCGAAGGGCGCGCAGCTCACGCACGCGAACCTGATCGCCTGCGCCGAGACCTTCGTCGAGGTCCTGGAGGTCACGCCCGAGGACCGGATGGGCACGGCGCTGCCGCTGTTCCACGTCTTCGGCCAGGCCGTCGTGATGGGCACGACGCTGCACGCGGGGGCGTCGCTGTCGATCCTCGCGCGCTTCGACGCGACCGACCTGTTGGACATGCTCCGCCGCGACACGCTGACGATGATGTCCGGCGTCCCGACGATGTGGAACGCGCTGCTGCACGCCGCCGGCGACGACGTCACGCCGGCGGACTTCGCGTCGCTGCGGCTGGCGGCGTCCGGCGGCGCGGCGATGCCCGCCGAGGTCATGCGCGCGTTCGAGGACCGGTTCGGCGCGAAGATCCTGGAGGGCTACGGGCTGTCGGAGACGACCGGCGCCGCGACGTTCAACGGCCTGCACCGCGAGCGCAAGGCGTCGTGCGTCGGGATCGCGCTGCCGCGCTGCGAGGTGCAGATCCGCGACAACGACGGCAACGAGGTCCCGACCGGCGAGATCGGCGAGGTGACGATCAAGGGCCCGGTCGTCATGTCCGGCTACTGGAACCGGCCGGAGGCGACCGCCGAGGCGCTCGTCGGCGGCTGGCTGAGGACCGGCGACCTCGGGACCAAGGACGAGGACGGCGACATCCGGATCGTCGACCGCGTCAAGGACCTCATCATCCGCGGCGGCTACAACGTGTACCCGCGCGAGGTCGAGGAAGTGCTGTATGAACATCCCGATGTCGTCGAAGTCGCGGTCGTCGGCGTTCCCGACGAGCACTTCGGCGAGGAGGTCGCGGCGGTGCTCGCGCTCGCGCCGGGTGCGGTGTTCGACCGCGAGGCGTTCCGGGCCTGGGCCAAGGAGCGCCTGAGCGCGTACAAGGTGCCGCGGCTCTTCCAGGTGCTCGACACGCTGCCCAAGGGGCCGACCGGCAAGATCCTCAAGCGCGCGATCGACACCGACGCGGTCCGCGACGCTTCGGCGGCGGCCTCGAAGGCAACCCCTTCATGA
- a CDS encoding phosphotriesterase family protein — protein MSRMVPIVGGEVASDQLGRTLMHEHIFIRTPELQEAWPGFMGWDDDAAIASAHEKLKAIKASGVDTIVDMTAPGLGRQVGRVAKAVEGTGLNVIVVTGYYTYTDLPFPMRYNGKDKLFNNDPDDSFLVDLFVRDVEEGIEGTGIRAGVVKCCTDEPGVTPDIDRLIRAVAKAHLRTDAPIMTHTHAKSRRGLDQQRILKEEGVDLSRVLIGHSNETSDVGYLTEMMDAGSYLGFDRCGLMVDHPLQDQQDTLVELCKRGYAGQIVLSQDRHCYSDWFPEEGVRSMLPDWHHGFVQQSLIPGLLENGVTQDQVDQMFIKNPIDFFSAASA, from the coding sequence ATGTCCCGCATGGTCCCGATCGTCGGCGGCGAGGTCGCCTCCGACCAGCTCGGTCGCACGCTGATGCACGAGCACATCTTCATCCGCACGCCGGAGCTGCAGGAGGCGTGGCCCGGGTTCATGGGCTGGGACGACGACGCCGCGATCGCGTCCGCGCACGAGAAGCTGAAGGCGATCAAGGCGTCCGGCGTCGACACGATCGTCGACATGACCGCGCCGGGTCTCGGCCGTCAGGTGGGGCGCGTCGCGAAGGCCGTCGAGGGGACCGGCCTCAACGTGATCGTCGTCACCGGGTACTACACCTACACCGACCTGCCGTTCCCCATGAGGTACAACGGCAAGGACAAGTTGTTCAACAACGATCCGGACGACTCGTTCCTGGTCGACCTCTTCGTCCGCGACGTCGAGGAGGGGATCGAGGGCACGGGGATCCGCGCCGGCGTCGTGAAGTGCTGCACCGACGAGCCGGGCGTGACGCCGGACATCGACCGGCTGATCCGCGCGGTCGCCAAGGCGCACCTGCGCACCGACGCGCCGATCATGACCCACACGCACGCGAAGTCGCGGCGCGGGCTCGACCAGCAGCGGATCCTCAAGGAGGAGGGCGTCGACCTCTCGCGAGTGCTGATCGGTCACAGCAACGAGACGTCGGACGTCGGGTACCTCACCGAGATGATGGACGCCGGGTCCTACCTCGGCTTCGACCGCTGCGGCCTGATGGTCGACCACCCGCTGCAGGACCAGCAGGACACGCTGGTCGAGCTGTGCAAGAGGGGCTATGCGGGACAGATCGTCCTGTCCCAGGACCGCCACTGCTACTCGGACTGGTTCCCGGAGGAGGGCGTGCGGTCGATGCTGCCCGACTGGCACCACGGCTTCGTCCAGCAGTCGCTGATCCCGGGCCTGCTGGAGAACGGCGTGACCCAGGACCAGGTCGATCAGATGTTCATCAAGAACCCGATCGACTTCTTCAGCGCCGCGTCGGCGTAG
- a CDS encoding TetR/AcrR family transcriptional regulator, producing MASPARKPDPKPAPSTARGQRTRAALIAAARTVFERDGYLDARLTDITQQAQTATGSFYTYFTNKEEVFAAVLEEAQEEMLHPHVREVVGDEDPIAVIEASNRAYLEAYARNAKLMRLLEQVATIDPDVRELRRRRGLLFAERNAASIRDLQQRGLADPDLDPVLAARALSSMVGRMANSVYVLGDEVEQDALVATLTRLWANALRLPLPDPPKRRRQPRSVR from the coding sequence ATGGCGTCGCCCGCGCGCAAGCCGGATCCCAAGCCCGCACCTTCCACGGCGCGCGGCCAGCGCACCCGCGCCGCGCTGATCGCGGCCGCCCGGACGGTCTTCGAGCGCGACGGCTACCTCGACGCGCGCCTGACCGACATCACGCAGCAGGCGCAGACCGCGACCGGCTCGTTCTACACGTACTTCACGAACAAGGAGGAGGTCTTCGCCGCGGTCCTCGAAGAGGCCCAGGAGGAGATGCTCCACCCCCACGTCCGCGAGGTCGTCGGCGACGAGGACCCGATCGCGGTCATCGAGGCCTCCAACCGCGCCTACCTGGAGGCCTACGCGCGCAACGCCAAGTTGATGCGGTTGCTCGAGCAGGTCGCGACGATCGACCCCGACGTCCGCGAGCTGCGCCGCCGCCGCGGCCTGCTGTTCGCCGAGCGCAACGCCGCGTCGATCCGCGACCTCCAGCAACGCGGCCTCGCCGACCCCGACCTCGACCCGGTCCTCGCGGCCCGCGCGCTCTCCTCGATGGTCGGCCGCATGGCCAACAGCGTCTACGTCCTCGGCGACGAGGTCGAGCAGGACGCCCTGGTCGCCACGCTCACGCGCCTGTGGGCGAACGCCCTGCGCCTGCCGCTTCCGGACCCTCCGAAGCGTCGACGGCAGCCGCGGTCCGTTCGCTGA
- a CDS encoding MarR family winged helix-turn-helix transcriptional regulator: MKTPGTRDDDMFLAHLLWEVSTRVGLLGDARLSEQGLTFAASGLLDTVAAEPGITVAGIARRSPKSPQAVSQVAARLEKLGHIERRLGAGRGVGLHITPSGERLREQASAAEAAFDDELKALLGDRAEELRALLADARARLRDA; encoded by the coding sequence GTGAAGACGCCCGGCACGCGCGACGACGACATGTTCCTCGCCCACCTCCTCTGGGAGGTCTCGACGCGCGTCGGCCTGCTCGGCGACGCGCGCCTGTCCGAGCAGGGCCTGACCTTCGCGGCGTCCGGCCTGCTCGACACGGTCGCCGCCGAGCCCGGCATCACGGTCGCCGGCATCGCCCGCCGCTCGCCGAAGTCGCCGCAGGCGGTCAGCCAGGTCGCCGCGCGCCTCGAGAAGCTCGGCCACATCGAGCGCAGGCTCGGCGCCGGCCGCGGCGTCGGCCTCCACATCACGCCGTCGGGCGAGCGGCTGCGCGAGCAGGCCAGCGCCGCCGAGGCCGCGTTCGACGACGAGCTCAAGGCGCTGCTCGGCGACCGCGCCGAGGAGCTGCGCGCGCTGCTCGCCGACGCCCGCGCGCGCCTGCGCGACGCTTGA
- a CDS encoding MFS transporter, whose protein sequence is MTSSPPPVLHKGWTLLAVCLGTFMLLLDVTIVVVALPDIRSSLHAGFSSVQWTIDAYSLSLAALLLPTGSLGDLLGRRRVFAVGLAIFTVGSALCGAAQSPLMLVLCRVAQGVGGATIFATSLALLAQTFQGKERGRAFGIWGAVTAASTALGPVAGGLLVSWLGWRWIFFVNLPIGVFAIGVTMTRIAEWRPPHARRIDVLGAVWFTVALVALVYGLIRASSDGWGDGVVVACLVAAGVLLVAFPFVEKARRDPMFDLSLFRKPTFVGGSIAAFGMNGSLYAMFLYLVLYLQEVQHFSALGAGVRLAVITGATLLTAVPAGRLSAHMPVRWLVGPGLVLVGAGLLLMRGVGVGSSWTALLPGFIVAGLGSGLVNAPLASTAVGVVPPQQAGMASGTNSTFRQVGLATSVAAMGTIFAGRVAGGTEAAFVSGLDEILLITAILAATAGVLATALIRQKDFVVHGAPQPAVAAAAEQKAPDAEPAVV, encoded by the coding sequence ATGACCTCCTCTCCCCCTCCGGTCCTGCACAAGGGTTGGACGCTGCTCGCCGTCTGCCTGGGCACGTTCATGTTGTTGTTGGACGTGACGATCGTCGTCGTCGCGCTGCCCGACATCCGGTCCTCGCTGCACGCGGGCTTCTCGTCGGTCCAGTGGACGATCGACGCCTACTCCCTGTCGCTCGCCGCGCTGCTGCTGCCGACCGGCTCGCTGGGCGACCTGCTCGGCCGCCGCCGCGTCTTCGCGGTCGGCCTGGCGATCTTCACCGTCGGCTCCGCGCTGTGCGGCGCCGCGCAGTCGCCGTTGATGCTGGTGCTCTGCCGCGTCGCGCAGGGCGTCGGCGGCGCGACGATCTTCGCGACCTCGCTGGCGCTGCTCGCCCAGACCTTCCAGGGCAAGGAGCGCGGGAGGGCGTTCGGCATCTGGGGCGCTGTGACCGCGGCGTCGACCGCGCTGGGCCCCGTCGCCGGCGGGCTGCTCGTCAGCTGGCTGGGCTGGCGCTGGATCTTCTTCGTGAACCTGCCGATCGGCGTGTTCGCGATCGGCGTGACGATGACGCGCATCGCCGAGTGGCGGCCGCCGCACGCGCGCAGGATCGACGTCCTCGGCGCCGTCTGGTTCACGGTGGCCTTGGTCGCGTTGGTGTACGGGTTGATCCGGGCGTCGAGCGACGGGTGGGGCGACGGCGTGGTCGTCGCGTGCCTCGTCGCGGCCGGCGTGTTGTTGGTGGCCTTCCCGTTCGTGGAGAAGGCGAGGCGCGACCCGATGTTCGACCTGTCGCTGTTCCGCAAGCCGACGTTCGTGGGCGGCTCGATCGCCGCGTTCGGGATGAACGGGTCGCTGTACGCGATGTTCCTGTACTTGGTGTTGTACCTCCAGGAGGTCCAGCACTTCTCCGCGCTGGGCGCGGGCGTCCGGCTCGCGGTGATCACGGGCGCGACGCTGCTGACGGCGGTCCCGGCCGGGCGGCTGTCGGCGCACATGCCGGTGCGGTGGCTCGTCGGCCCGGGGCTCGTGCTCGTCGGGGCCGGCCTGCTGCTGATGCGCGGCGTCGGCGTCGGCTCGTCCTGGACCGCGCTGCTGCCGGGCTTCATCGTGGCCGGGCTCGGCTCCGGGCTGGTCAACGCGCCGCTGGCCTCGACCGCGGTCGGCGTCGTGCCGCCGCAGCAGGCCGGGATGGCGTCGGGGACCAACTCGACGTTCCGGCAGGTCGGCCTGGCGACCTCGGTCGCCGCGATGGGCACGATCTTCGCCGGCAGGGTCGCGGGCGGGACCGAGGCGGCGTTCGTCTCCGGCCTCGACGAGATCCTGCTGATCACCGCGATCCTGGCGGCGACCGCGGGCGTGCTGGCGACCGCGCTGATCCGCCAGAAGGACTTCGTCGTCCACGGCGCGCCGCAGCCCGCGGTGGCGGCGGCGGCCGAGCAGAAGGCGCCCGACGCGGAGCCGGCGGTCGTCTAG
- a CDS encoding GntR family transcriptional regulator: MKPPMRERMSGRSARDQAYAALRGAIVGAELEPGRRLSENQLAELIGVSRTPVRDALARLRDERLVAIVPQLGTFVTYIDEEAVADAHFVREALEVGAVRIAAGVASDDALEALYSNLEAQRRAVERDDSDGFAVLDDQLHRLLCDLSGREVAWRLSERTRGQLDRIRLLSLPDDAYRGQMLAEHEAVVAAVGRHDAHEAEAQLRHHLQMVLSQLPAIRAAHPEYFQED, from the coding sequence ATGAAGCCGCCAATGCGCGAGCGGATGAGCGGGAGGTCTGCCAGAGATCAGGCCTACGCCGCGCTGCGCGGGGCGATCGTCGGCGCCGAGCTGGAGCCGGGTCGCAGGCTCAGCGAGAACCAGCTCGCCGAGCTGATCGGCGTCTCCCGGACCCCGGTCCGCGACGCGCTCGCCCGGCTGCGCGACGAGCGGCTCGTGGCGATCGTGCCCCAGCTCGGGACCTTCGTCACCTACATCGACGAGGAGGCCGTCGCCGACGCGCACTTCGTCCGCGAGGCGCTGGAGGTCGGCGCGGTCCGGATCGCGGCGGGCGTCGCGTCCGACGACGCGCTGGAAGCGCTGTACTCCAACCTGGAGGCGCAGCGGCGCGCGGTCGAGCGCGACGACTCCGACGGCTTCGCCGTCCTCGACGACCAGCTGCACCGGCTGCTGTGCGACCTCTCCGGCCGCGAGGTCGCGTGGCGCCTCTCCGAGCGCACCCGCGGCCAGCTCGACCGCATCCGCCTGCTCTCGCTGCCCGACGACGCCTACCGCGGGCAGATGCTCGCCGAGCACGAGGCGGTCGTCGCGGCCGTCGGCCGGCACGACGCGCACGAAGCCGAGGCGCAGCTGCGCCACCACCTTCAGATGGTCCTGTCCCAACTGCCCGCGATCCGCGCGGCGCATCCCGAGTACTTCCAGGAGGACTAG